A genomic segment from uncultured Methanobrevibacter sp. encodes:
- a CDS encoding NAD(P)/FAD-dependent oxidoreductase, giving the protein MQEYKVAIIGGGPAGMMAAIKAAQILGPKTVCIIEKNDSLGKKLLMTGGGRCNIANDTPIHDQLNYYNKNKNFLKHALYTLPQDKLLEIFEEKDLEFHVEDKKRIFPDSEDAQDILDILEEYLEELEVDIHTNCPINISLNASKIVVSTGGITYPSTGSTGDGYRIASRMNHTITDIKPGLVSFNVDDFLLRSLSGLTLSDVELSFKDKKKKISVRGDALISHFGLTGPAVIDLSNLLIEKSKFTILDDNLNQKDDDEIDSLELFTNKISIDFTPDMTEEEIKEQITKDTPDNGKISIKNYMKKFLPTNFIDYFLMKINISPSKTMANITKKDKNKIAENLKRHPIEIESLEMDLAKVTIGGVKSKEIDSKTLQSRFVDGLYFAGEVLEMAGPTGGYNLQIAFATGYLAGQEAANSLK; this is encoded by the coding sequence ATGCAGGAATATAAGGTAGCGATTATAGGGGGAGGGCCAGCAGGAATGATGGCTGCAATAAAAGCAGCGCAAATCTTAGGCCCAAAAACTGTATGCATAATAGAAAAGAATGATAGCTTAGGCAAAAAGCTTCTTATGACAGGTGGAGGACGATGCAACATTGCAAATGATACTCCAATCCATGATCAATTGAACTATTACAATAAGAACAAGAACTTCCTTAAACATGCATTATACACATTGCCTCAAGATAAATTACTTGAAATATTTGAAGAGAAAGACCTTGAATTCCATGTAGAGGACAAAAAGAGAATCTTCCCAGACAGTGAAGATGCACAGGATATCTTAGACATTTTGGAAGAATATCTTGAAGAATTGGAAGTGGATATACATACCAATTGTCCAATCAATATATCATTAAATGCATCAAAGATTGTAGTATCTACAGGGGGCATCACATACCCATCTACAGGGTCCACTGGAGATGGATATAGAATAGCTTCAAGGATGAATCATACCATTACTGACATCAAGCCAGGACTTGTTTCATTCAATGTAGATGACTTCCTGCTTAGAAGCCTAAGCGGACTCACATTAAGTGATGTTGAGCTTTCATTCAAGGACAAGAAGAAAAAAATTAGTGTTAGAGGGGATGCATTGATCAGTCACTTTGGATTGACTGGTCCTGCAGTGATTGACTTAAGCAATTTATTGATTGAAAAGTCCAAGTTCACTATCCTAGATGACAATTTAAATCAAAAGGATGATGATGAAATTGATAGTCTTGAACTTTTTACAAATAAAATCAGCATTGACTTCACTCCAGACATGACTGAAGAGGAGATAAAGGAGCAAATCACAAAAGATACACCGGATAATGGTAAGATATCCATTAAAAATTATATGAAAAAGTTCCTACCAACTAACTTCATTGATTACTTCCTGATGAAAATCAATATCAGCCCAAGCAAGACCATGGCTAACATCACTAAAAAGGACAAGAACAAGATAGCTGAAAACCTTAAGAGACATCCTATTGAAATAGAGTCATTGGAGATGGATCTTGCAAAGGTCACCATTGGTGGAGTCAAGTCTAAAGAGATTGATTCCAAAACACTTCAATCTAGATTTGTGGATGGATTGTACTTTGCAGGAGAGGTTCTTGAAATGGCTGGACCAACTGGAGGATATAACTTGCAGATAGCATTTGCAACAGGTTACTTGGCTGGTCAGGAAGCTGCAAACAGTTTAAAATAA
- the aspS gene encoding aspartate--tRNA(Asn) ligase produces the protein MDYLLGDLRRTHYSKDVNPDISGEEVLIMGWVHEIRDLGGIIFVIIRDREGLVQITAPSKKVDASILDDLRALRKESVVAIKGTVQDAGKAPNGVEIIPAEVIILNPAKQPLPMDPTEKVKAEIDTRLNSRFLDLRKANVSSIFKIKANMFKTVRDYFYEQGMIEINTPKLVASATEGGTELFPITYFEKEAFLGQSPQLYKQMMMGAGFDKVFEIGQIFRAEEHDTLRHLNEAVSIDCEISFADDVDVMKVLDGMITAVLKSTKENCAKELEILEYDLSAIPEGPFPEVKYDDAVDIINSKGIDMEWGEDLSREAEKALGDTQEGFYFLTDWPSAIKPFYAMPYEDTPEISHAFDLMYKNLEISSGSTRVHQYDLLVKQMVERDLNPDGFGSYLKAFEYGMAPHAGWGVGADRLAMVLTGVENIRETVLFPRDRHRLTP, from the coding sequence GTGGATTATTTATTAGGCGACTTAAGAAGAACTCATTATTCAAAAGACGTAAACCCAGATATCAGTGGGGAAGAAGTCCTTATTATGGGTTGGGTACATGAAATAAGAGATTTAGGTGGAATCATCTTTGTAATCATTAGAGACAGAGAGGGATTAGTGCAAATAACTGCACCAAGTAAAAAGGTAGATGCAAGCATCTTAGATGATTTAAGAGCACTCAGAAAAGAATCTGTAGTGGCTATTAAAGGTACAGTGCAAGATGCAGGAAAAGCACCAAATGGTGTAGAAATCATTCCAGCTGAAGTCATTATCCTTAACCCTGCTAAACAGCCATTGCCAATGGACCCTACCGAAAAGGTAAAGGCTGAAATCGATACCAGATTAAACTCAAGATTCTTGGATTTAAGAAAAGCAAATGTCAGCTCTATCTTCAAGATAAAAGCTAACATGTTCAAAACCGTTCGTGACTATTTCTACGAACAGGGCATGATTGAAATCAACACTCCTAAGCTTGTAGCTTCCGCTACTGAAGGAGGAACTGAACTTTTCCCAATCACTTACTTTGAAAAAGAGGCATTCCTCGGCCAATCTCCACAATTATACAAACAGATGATGATGGGTGCTGGATTTGACAAAGTATTTGAAATCGGCCAAATCTTCAGAGCTGAAGAGCACGACACCTTAAGACACTTGAACGAAGCTGTCTCCATTGACTGTGAAATCTCATTTGCAGATGATGTTGATGTAATGAAAGTATTGGATGGAATGATCACTGCAGTTCTCAAATCAACTAAGGAAAACTGTGCAAAAGAATTGGAAATTTTGGAATACGACTTAAGCGCTATTCCTGAAGGACCATTCCCAGAAGTCAAATACGACGATGCTGTAGACATAATCAATTCTAAAGGAATCGATATGGAATGGGGAGAAGACTTATCCAGAGAAGCTGAAAAAGCTTTAGGAGATACTCAAGAAGGTTTCTACTTCTTAACCGATTGGCCATCAGCTATCAAACCATTCTATGCAATGCCTTACGAAGACACTCCAGAAATCAGTCATGCTTTCGACTTGATGTACAAAAACCTTGAAATCTCATCAGGTTCCACAAGGGTTCACCAATACGACCTTTTAGTGAAACAAATGGTTGAAAGAGACTTAAACCCAGACGGATTCGGAAGCTACTTGAAAGCATTCGAATATGGTATGGCTCCTCACGCTGGTTGGGGTGTAGGTGCTGACAGATTAGCTATGGTATTAACCGGTGTTGAGAACATTAGGGAAACTGTACTCTTCCCAAGAGACAGACACAGATTAACTCCATAA
- the hisD gene encoding histidinol dehydrogenase produces the protein MEILKYDKETANDLIKRSQADISEVLNIVSDILKDVKENKDEAVKRYTAKFDKAELDDLQVSEDEIKEAYDNLDENLIEALKRASANIEKFHKAQIPEEWFMEVNTGITAGQIIRPINNVGCYIPGGRAAYPSSILMEVIPAKIAGVERIICCTPPGADGKIMDAILVAADLAGADEIYKCGGAQAIAAMAYGTESIEKVEKIVGPGNVFVTGAKKLVYGDVDIEFPAGPSEVLILCDNTAIPEYLAHDFLSQAEHDPNASCFLVTDDEEIADNAKDLIEEFAKEAQRREIIEESLEKHGHIILCENMEDAIDFTNTYAPEHLIISTADDKAVLDKIKNAGSIFLGKYSPVAAGDYGSGTNHVLPTGGGAKMYSGLSTEAFLKKPTVQTLTREGIEELSKTVIPIAEYEGFYAHANSVKVRLNKK, from the coding sequence ATGGAAATTCTAAAATATGATAAGGAAACTGCAAATGATTTAATCAAAAGATCACAGGCAGATATCAGTGAAGTCCTGAATATAGTTTCAGACATATTGAAAGATGTTAAGGAAAACAAGGATGAAGCTGTAAAAAGATACACTGCAAAGTTTGATAAGGCAGAATTGGATGATTTGCAGGTTTCAGAAGATGAAATCAAAGAAGCTTACGATAATTTGGATGAAAATCTTATTGAAGCGCTTAAAAGAGCATCTGCAAACATTGAAAAATTCCATAAGGCTCAAATTCCAGAAGAATGGTTTATGGAAGTGAACACTGGAATTACTGCTGGACAGATTATTAGGCCAATCAATAATGTTGGCTGTTACATTCCAGGAGGAAGAGCTGCTTATCCTTCTTCCATTTTAATGGAAGTGATTCCTGCAAAAATAGCAGGAGTGGAAAGAATCATTTGCTGCACTCCTCCAGGAGCTGATGGAAAAATCATGGATGCTATATTAGTGGCTGCAGACTTGGCTGGAGCAGACGAAATCTACAAATGCGGTGGAGCTCAAGCTATTGCAGCAATGGCTTATGGAACTGAGTCAATTGAAAAGGTTGAAAAGATAGTGGGTCCTGGAAACGTATTTGTTACCGGAGCCAAAAAGCTTGTTTACGGGGATGTTGATATAGAATTCCCGGCAGGCCCTTCTGAAGTGTTGATCTTGTGTGACAATACTGCAATTCCAGAGTATCTTGCTCATGACTTCCTATCTCAAGCAGAGCATGACCCTAATGCATCATGCTTCTTGGTAACTGATGATGAGGAAATAGCTGACAATGCAAAAGATTTGATTGAGGAATTTGCAAAAGAAGCACAAAGACGTGAAATCATTGAAGAATCCTTAGAAAAGCATGGGCACATAATCCTTTGTGAAAATATGGAGGATGCTATTGACTTTACTAATACCTATGCTCCTGAGCATTTAATCATAAGCACAGCAGATGACAAGGCAGTTCTAGATAAAATTAAAAATGCAGGATCCATTTTCCTAGGCAAATATTCCCCAGTTGCTGCTGGAGATTACGGTTCTGGAACAAACCATGTTTTGCCAACTGGTGGTGGAGCTAAAATGTATTCCGGCCTTTCAACTGAAGCATTCCTTAAGAAACCTACTGTTCAGACCCTTACAAGGGAAGGAATCGAGGAACTTTCTAAAACAGTTATCCCAATAGCTGAATATGAAGGCTTCTACGCACATGCAAATTCAGTGAAAGTGAGATTGAATAAAAAATAA